Sequence from the Candidatus Woesearchaeota archaeon genome:
CCCCCTACCTTGATGTGGGATATCTTTATCCTGCCCTGTCCTTTTAATTCAGAAAGATGCGCTGAAACAAAAAAGCTGTCTGCTTGTATCTCCTTCGCTATTGTTGTAGGCAAAGAAGGCCCCCTCATCCTGATAAAGCCTAATATCCTGTCCTTATCGTCCATTAGAAAAAAACAAGCCCGCATTCTTTATATACTTTATGCACTAAGGCCTTACCCACCTGATTTCCCAGTATGTCACACTATTCTCCTCGTCAACACAGCCTATCAGCAGCCTTTTTCTCGTTGAATGAGCGACTCTGTTCTTGGCAGAAAATTCATACCATGTCAGTATAGATGCCTCATAAACAGGAAAAACTATCCATTTTGCATGATCCTCGCCAGGCCTTATTCCCCTGTCATAAACCCGGAAATCCGCGCCAAATTTCATGGCTGTCTTGATAATATACCCCCTGTTGCGCATATCCTTGAAAACACAGTACCTAATCCAAAAATTAGGCTCCAGCTTTTGTGCTTTCTTAATGAATTTCTCGAATTCTATTTTACTGTTTCTGCCGTCCAATAGGTCTATCTTTCCTTTCTCTGACAGGTAAGCTGCTTCAATAAGTGAAAGTTGCACCTTGCCTTCATCAGCTAAGGAGCCGTATC
This genomic interval carries:
- the endA gene encoding tRNA-intron lyase; translated protein: MVKKKKKETEKNEDPKVKAVFMKQRVITESSNESRELYNQSRYGSLADEGKVQLSLIEAAYLSEKGKIDLLDGRNSKIEFEKFIKKAQKLEPNFWIRYCVFKDMRNRGYIIKTAMKFGADFRVYDRGIRPGEDHAKWIVFPVYEASILTWYEFSAKNRVAHSTRKRLLIGCVDEENSVTYWEIRWVRP